The following proteins are co-located in the Acidimicrobiales bacterium genome:
- a CDS encoding thiamine pyrophosphate-dependent dehydrogenase E1 component subunit alpha, which yields MSEITGTAEATPAERRELLRGRDRLQWLRRMLEIRAVEERTLQMFRDGHVSGSTHTCQGQEAVAIGIAVAARPGDGVACTYRGHGHALALGATPRSVLGEIAGRVVGTTGGVGGSMHLSSPDVGLLPTFAIIGGGIPVAVGVGLAAQIQGTDDVGIAVFGDGAANIGAFHEGLNLAGVWKVPCVFVIENNLYGEYSPQRLTTPIDDLAERAASYAIPGEVVDGQDVGAVIDSMDRALERARSGGGPTLLEMKTYRYAGHSRSDQGLYRPEGELERWKQRDPIRLLADALVSDGVLADSALEELEAGYSEAIDQIAVEVLDSPMPERGEILANVWA from the coding sequence ATGAGCGAGATCACCGGAACGGCCGAGGCGACCCCGGCCGAGCGGAGGGAACTGCTGCGAGGTCGTGACCGGCTCCAGTGGCTGCGGCGGATGCTCGAGATCCGCGCCGTCGAGGAACGGACACTGCAGATGTTCCGGGACGGCCACGTCTCGGGCTCGACCCACACGTGTCAGGGCCAGGAGGCCGTCGCCATCGGCATCGCCGTGGCGGCACGTCCCGGTGACGGGGTCGCCTGCACCTATCGCGGCCACGGGCACGCGCTCGCGCTCGGCGCCACACCGCGTTCGGTGCTCGGCGAGATCGCCGGACGGGTCGTCGGCACGACGGGAGGCGTGGGCGGTTCCATGCACCTCAGTTCGCCCGACGTCGGCCTCCTGCCGACGTTCGCCATCATCGGCGGCGGCATCCCCGTCGCGGTGGGGGTCGGACTGGCAGCACAGATCCAGGGCACCGATGACGTGGGGATCGCCGTGTTCGGGGACGGGGCCGCCAACATCGGCGCCTTCCACGAGGGTCTGAACCTTGCAGGGGTGTGGAAGGTCCCCTGCGTGTTCGTGATCGAGAACAACCTCTACGGCGAGTACTCGCCCCAGCGCCTGACCACCCCGATCGACGACCTCGCGGAACGGGCGGCGTCCTACGCCATCCCGGGCGAGGTGGTCGACGGCCAGGACGTCGGTGCCGTCATCGATTCCATGGACCGTGCCCTCGAGCGGGCACGGTCGGGAGGCGGCCCGACGCTCCTCGAGATGAAGACCTACCGCTACGCCGGCCATTCCCGCTCCGATCAGGGTCTCTACCGGCCCGAGGGTGAGTTGGAGAGGTGGAAGCAGCGTGACCCGATCCGCCTGCTCGCCGACGCCCTCGTTTCCGACGGTGTCCTCGCCGACTCAGCTCTCGAGGAACTCGAGGCCGGGTACTCCGAAGCGATCGACCAGATCGCCGTGGAGGTACTCGACTCACCGATGCCCGAGCGCGGGGAGATCCTGGCGAATGTCTGGGCCTGA
- a CDS encoding transketolase C-terminal domain-containing protein — protein MQRLRMNQAIAAAMSAEMEADESVILMGEDVAAAEGVFKTSEGMLERFGATRVRDTPISEMGFMGAGVGAAMRGVRPIVEIMFVEFLGVALDQLVTTAAKMRYMSGGTLHVPLTVRASIGAGAGFGCQHSQTCETWMAATPGLKVAVASGPRTAYGLVRAAIRDDDPVVVLEPRVLYGTREQFDPADTGVTLGSVEMVQPGEDVTVVGLGTTVTTVREAVEGADWSAEVIDLLTLYPWDATAVRASVRKTGRLVVVEETPRTGGWGADIVADVATHCHGDLVAPPVRVTAPDAPVPYGSHLEKEYLPDAAAVRAQIDSLVATGEPVPAWWEVTA, from the coding sequence GTGCAACGTCTACGAATGAACCAGGCCATCGCCGCCGCGATGAGCGCCGAGATGGAAGCCGACGAGTCGGTCATCCTGATGGGAGAGGACGTCGCCGCCGCCGAAGGCGTCTTCAAGACCTCCGAGGGAATGCTGGAGCGTTTCGGAGCGACCCGCGTCCGCGACACGCCCATCTCGGAGATGGGATTCATGGGAGCCGGCGTCGGTGCCGCGATGCGGGGCGTCCGCCCGATCGTCGAGATCATGTTCGTCGAGTTCCTCGGCGTGGCGCTCGACCAACTCGTGACGACGGCCGCCAAGATGCGCTACATGTCCGGAGGGACACTCCACGTTCCGCTCACGGTCCGGGCCTCGATAGGGGCCGGTGCCGGATTCGGCTGCCAGCACTCCCAGACGTGTGAGACCTGGATGGCTGCCACGCCGGGGTTGAAGGTCGCCGTTGCATCGGGACCGCGCACGGCCTACGGCCTGGTGCGCGCCGCCATCCGCGACGACGACCCGGTCGTCGTCCTCGAACCGCGGGTTCTCTACGGCACGCGTGAACAGTTCGATCCGGCCGACACGGGTGTGACGCTCGGCTCCGTCGAGATGGTTCAGCCCGGCGAGGACGTCACGGTCGTCGGGTTGGGTACGACGGTGACGACCGTCCGTGAGGCCGTCGAGGGCGCGGACTGGTCCGCTGAGGTCATCGACCTGTTGACGCTGTATCCGTGGGACGCCACGGCCGTGCGGGCATCGGTGCGAAAGACCGGTCGTCTCGTGGTCGTCGAGGAGACGCCGCGGACCGGCGGCTGGGGGGCCGACATCGTCGCCGACGTCGCCACCCACTGCCACGGTGATCTCGTCGCACCACCGGTGCGGGTCACCGCCCCGGACGCACCCGTCCCGTACGGGAGCCACCTCGAGAAGGAGTACCTGCCCGACGCCGCGGCGGTCCGGGCGCAGATCGATTCGTTGGTCGCCACCGGTGAACCGGTGCCGGCATGGTGGGAGGTCACGGCATGA
- a CDS encoding SDR family NAD(P)-dependent oxidoreductase: protein MTEGGTVRAPSRWDLRSSIDGTGVLVTGATGGIGSAVVEGFAALGAHVVVADLDQSRCDEVVAGLRDPSHHLAAGVDLADLGSHDGLVQSAVDRFGRLDTLVHLAAVLRRRDSIDDVTEEDWDVQLDTNLKAAFFLNRAVARQMRSQGNGGSIVNFTSQGWWTGGFGGSVVYCASKGGIVSMSRGLARTLAPDRITVNSIAPGAIDTAMMRGGLTEDQLAAQIAPIPMGRMGEPDEMVGAVLYLASGLARYVTGATVNATGGWLMY from the coding sequence ATGACCGAAGGGGGCACGGTCCGCGCCCCGTCGCGTTGGGACCTGAGGTCGAGCATCGATGGCACCGGTGTCCTCGTCACGGGCGCGACGGGTGGAATCGGAAGCGCCGTCGTCGAGGGTTTCGCCGCGCTCGGCGCGCACGTGGTCGTCGCCGACCTGGACCAGAGTCGCTGCGACGAGGTGGTCGCGGGTCTGCGGGACCCGTCGCACCATCTCGCAGCCGGGGTCGACCTCGCCGATCTCGGTAGCCACGACGGGCTCGTCCAGAGCGCCGTGGACCGCTTCGGCCGTCTCGACACCCTCGTCCATCTCGCCGCGGTCCTGCGTCGCCGGGACTCGATCGATGACGTCACCGAAGAGGACTGGGACGTCCAGTTGGACACCAACCTCAAGGCCGCCTTCTTCCTGAATCGGGCCGTCGCCCGCCAGATGCGGAGCCAGGGCAACGGCGGCAGCATCGTCAACTTCACCTCGCAGGGCTGGTGGACCGGCGGCTTCGGCGGGTCGGTCGTCTACTGCGCGTCGAAGGGCGGGATCGTCTCGATGAGCCGCGGCCTCGCGCGCACGCTCGCCCCGGATCGGATCACCGTCAACAGCATCGCCCCCGGAGCGATCGACACTGCGATGATGCGCGGTGGCCTCACCGAGGACCAGCTCGCGGCACAGATCGCGCCCATCCCGATGGGGCGGATGGGTGAGCCTGACGAAATGGTCGGCGCGGTCCTCTACCTGGCATCGGGTCTGGCGCGTTACGTCACCGGCGCCACCGTCAACGCGACCGGCGGCTGGCTCATGTACTAG
- a CDS encoding mandelate racemase/muconate lactonizing enzyme family protein, producing MRIAKVEAIPVSYPEPNDFNALRHLCLAKITTDDGAVGWGESITQFTEANFATKAIIEGMAEDVVGKDPVRNDEIWRSLKERSWWYGYRGGIASYAIAAIDMALWDLKGQALGVSVCELLGGPVHERLPAIASSHAHHASIPAMAEEATEWLSTGLQGMKVGFGKRGDANLGFDHDRDVEYVKTMRETIGPDKMLMIDLGVRVKWDVATAVKRVQAFDEYDIDWIEEPLGAWDPEGYATLRAKTKTLIAYGEREWTLDGFEAVLATGTCDVVGVDPGKAEGITGFKKVTERVEVYRRQANAHAWSSAICSAASLAISFSSSACKLFEFKPLENPMQHELVEVPFAHRDGWVYPPVDAPGLGISIREEVVDRYRSEKVLG from the coding sequence GTGAGAATCGCCAAGGTCGAGGCCATCCCGGTCTCCTATCCGGAGCCGAACGACTTCAACGCTCTACGACACCTCTGTCTGGCGAAGATCACGACCGATGACGGGGCCGTCGGGTGGGGCGAGTCCATCACCCAGTTCACCGAGGCCAACTTCGCCACCAAGGCGATCATCGAAGGCATGGCAGAGGACGTCGTCGGCAAGGATCCCGTCCGCAACGACGAGATCTGGCGGTCACTCAAGGAGCGGTCGTGGTGGTACGGGTACCGCGGCGGAATCGCCTCCTATGCGATCGCCGCCATCGACATGGCGTTGTGGGATCTCAAGGGTCAGGCCCTCGGTGTGAGCGTGTGTGAACTGCTCGGCGGCCCCGTCCACGAACGCCTTCCGGCCATCGCCTCGTCGCACGCCCACCATGCGTCCATCCCGGCCATGGCCGAGGAGGCGACCGAGTGGCTGTCGACCGGCCTTCAGGGGATGAAGGTGGGCTTCGGTAAGCGTGGCGACGCCAACCTCGGCTTCGACCATGACCGCGATGTCGAGTACGTCAAGACGATGCGCGAGACCATCGGCCCCGACAAGATGCTGATGATCGACCTGGGTGTGCGAGTCAAGTGGGACGTGGCGACCGCGGTCAAGCGCGTCCAGGCCTTCGACGAGTACGACATCGACTGGATCGAGGAACCGCTCGGTGCCTGGGATCCCGAGGGATACGCCACCCTCCGGGCGAAGACGAAGACGCTGATCGCCTACGGGGAGCGTGAGTGGACGCTCGACGGATTCGAGGCCGTCCTCGCCACGGGTACCTGCGACGTGGTCGGCGTGGACCCCGGCAAGGCCGAGGGCATCACCGGATTCAAGAAGGTCACCGAGCGGGTCGAGGTCTACCGGCGGCAGGCGAACGCGCACGCCTGGTCCTCGGCGATCTGCAGCGCGGCGAGTCTGGCCATTTCCTTCTCCAGCAGCGCGTGCAAGCTCTTCGAGTTCAAGCCACTCGAGAACCCGATGCAGCACGAGTTGGTCGAGGTCCCCTTCGCCCATCGCGACGGATGGGTGTACCCGCCCGTGGACGCACCCGGGCTGGGAATCTCGATCCGCGAGGAGGTCGTGGACCGCTACCGCAGCGAGAAGGTCCTCGGATGA
- a CDS encoding ATP-binding cassette domain-containing protein yields the protein MATEADVSTRTGIRVSGLRKTYGETVALGGLDLAASPGEVLGIAGPNGAGKSTLIKILAGEVVPDEGEVFIDGAPWTPALGARTIAVVHQEPELFPNLTVAQNLLVGREDSQVLMRRPGRVELDLLADLQIAEHARDQLGLTPLAVQQKTEIARALIHDARVVLFDEPNSALTEEESDELFRRVRLLADNGHVVMLVSHRLSELADNADRVIVIVDGKVSARLAGPDKTKERIAEELVVGVDTSSTDQRRSDAASRVSSEDIVLHLRDWSVKGSPVDGVEVVLPAGQVTAFVGVEGSGGRALVQSLAGIAPARGDVAVGDTDERGGLANAAFVAANRQDSLFGNLSVGENLVVRLGDQLAGPLGFLNRRAARRLAETGRTELLVKAASVRQPIGDLSGGNQQKVAIGSAMMTKPRLLVLEEPTRGVDIASKGEIYAQLHEYAAQGNAVAMFCTEDVEVFEAADVVHVVSKGHVSPAIAVSDFADVKDLAVELAGREHQYE from the coding sequence GTGGCCACCGAAGCCGACGTGTCGACCCGGACCGGAATCCGCGTCTCGGGTCTGCGCAAGACCTATGGCGAGACGGTCGCTCTGGGCGGGCTCGACCTGGCCGCGTCGCCCGGGGAGGTCCTCGGCATCGCGGGACCCAACGGTGCCGGCAAGAGCACGCTCATCAAGATCCTCGCCGGCGAGGTCGTTCCCGACGAGGGTGAGGTGTTCATCGACGGTGCGCCCTGGACTCCCGCTCTGGGTGCGCGCACGATCGCCGTCGTCCACCAGGAACCCGAGCTGTTCCCCAACCTGACCGTCGCCCAGAACCTGCTCGTCGGCCGTGAGGACTCCCAGGTCCTCATGCGCCGACCCGGCCGGGTGGAGCTCGATCTACTAGCGGATCTGCAGATAGCCGAACACGCACGCGACCAGCTGGGGCTGACGCCGCTCGCGGTGCAACAGAAGACCGAGATCGCCCGCGCGCTCATCCACGACGCCAGGGTCGTCCTCTTCGACGAACCCAACTCGGCGCTGACCGAGGAGGAGTCCGACGAGTTGTTCCGGCGGGTACGGCTGCTGGCTGACAACGGCCACGTCGTCATGCTCGTCTCGCACCGTCTCTCGGAGCTCGCTGACAACGCCGACCGGGTGATCGTGATCGTCGACGGAAAGGTCTCGGCCCGCCTGGCGGGGCCTGACAAGACGAAGGAGCGCATCGCCGAGGAACTCGTCGTGGGGGTGGACACGTCCTCGACGGACCAGCGACGCTCCGATGCGGCGTCACGGGTCTCGAGCGAAGACATCGTCCTGCACCTGCGGGACTGGTCCGTGAAGGGTTCCCCGGTCGACGGTGTCGAGGTCGTTCTGCCGGCCGGTCAGGTCACGGCCTTCGTGGGTGTCGAGGGTTCGGGTGGTCGCGCCCTCGTGCAGTCCCTCGCCGGGATCGCGCCCGCCCGCGGAGACGTGGCCGTCGGTGACACCGATGAGCGGGGCGGCCTCGCCAACGCCGCCTTCGTCGCAGCCAACCGCCAGGATTCCCTGTTCGGCAATCTCAGCGTCGGTGAGAACCTGGTGGTGCGTCTCGGCGACCAGCTAGCCGGCCCACTCGGCTTCCTGAACCGCAGGGCGGCGCGCCGCCTCGCGGAGACCGGCCGGACAGAACTGCTGGTCAAGGCGGCGAGCGTGCGTCAACCCATCGGCGACCTCAGCGGTGGCAACCAGCAGAAGGTCGCCATCGGCTCGGCGATGATGACCAAGCCTCGCCTCCTCGTCCTCGAGGAACCGACACGCGGGGTCGACATCGCCAGCAAGGGTGAGATCTACGCGCAGCTCCACGAGTACGCCGCGCAGGGCAACGCCGTCGCCATGTTCTGCACGGAGGACGTAGAGGTCTTCGAGGCGGCCGACGTCGTCCACGTCGTATCCAAGGGCCATGTCTCGCCGGCCATAGCGGTCAGCGACTTCGCCGACGTGAAGGACCTGGCGGTGGAACTCGCCGGTCGCGAACACCAGTACGAGTAG